A DNA window from Ipomoea triloba cultivar NCNSP0323 chromosome 10, ASM357664v1 contains the following coding sequences:
- the LOC116031603 gene encoding GPN-loop GTPase 3-like — protein sequence MGYAQLVIGPAGSGKSTYCSNLHRHCEATRRTIHIVNLDPAAENFDYPVAMDIRELISLDDVMEELHLGPNGGLIYCMEHLEENLDDWLTEELDNYMDDDYLVFDCPGQIELFSHVPVLKNFVEHLKRKNFNVCVVYLLDSQFITDVTKFISGCMASLSAMVQLELPHVNILSKMDLVTNKKDIDNYLNPEPQLLLADLNQRMAPQFQKLNKSLIELVDQYSMVSFMPLDLRKDSSIQYILSQIDNCIQYGEDADVKVKDFDAEEDD from the exons ATGGGCTATGCACAGCTTGTTATTGGTCCTGCAGGCAGTGGAAAG TCAACTTACTGCTCAAATTTGCATCGACATTGTGAAGCCACACGACGAACAATCCATATAGTGAACTTAGATCCTGCAGCAGAGAATTTTGACTATCCAGTGGCTATGG ACATCAGGGAACTGATTTCACTGGATGATGTTATGGAGGAACTACATCTAGGCCCTAATGGTGGCCTTATTTATTGCATGGA ACACCTTGAAGAAAATTTGGATGACTGGCTAACAGAGGAGTTGGATAATTATATGGATGATGACTACCTAGTTTTTGACTGCCCAG GTCAAATTGAACTCTTCTCACATGTTCCTGTGCTAAAGAATTTTGTGGAACACTTAAAGCGAAAGAATTTCAATGTCTGTGTAGTTTACTTACTTGATTCTCAG TTTATCACGGATGTGACCAAATTCATTAGTGGTTGTATGGCTTCCCTCTCTGCGATGGTTCAACTTGAATTGCCTCATGTCAACATTCTCTCAAAAATGGACCTTGTGACAAATAAAAAGGATATTGACAA TTACTTGAATCCAGAGCCTCAGTTGCTATTGGCAGATCTGAATCAGCGCATGGCTCCACAATTTCAAAAGCTTAACAAATCTTTAATTGAGTTG GTGGATCAGTATAGTATGGTCAGCTTTATGCCGCTTGATTTGAGGAAAGATAGCAG TATACAATACATCCTGTCACAGATTGACAACTGCATTCAGTATGGTGAGGATGCAGATGTGAAGGTCAAAGATTTCGACGCCGAGGAGGATGATTAA